A genome region from Chengkuizengella sp. SCS-71B includes the following:
- a CDS encoding phage portal protein, translating into MGFFNSMKGFLNKNNKYMQQAKLLNGYTPIFNQFGTDIYASDVIQSAIDCIATECSKLQPKHIRMDSNGMQTIVKGSINRLFKFSPNELMTTRDFIEKVIWLLYMNNNAFIYPTYDLVRYEGTENREYTGFYPINPAQVTFLQDSTSKFFAKFSFSNGQEYTLPYSDVIHLRKKFSVNEVMGGGMNGQADNSAILKVLEINDTVLQGLDKAIKKSLSVTGILNIKTMLEDKKQEEERKKFEAAIKNNESGIIALDLKGDYTDIKANPKIIDKDTLQFLDNKVLRYYGVPIPILSGDFTDEQYQAFYEKTLEPIIISLGQAFSKTLFTSSQLNHGNEIIFYQKDMMYLSTSAKLDLLKTAGEQGLLTDNQKLALIGYPPIKGGEKRTMSLNYIDVDLVNSYQMGRAKNGNTNSEGETS; encoded by the coding sequence TTGGGTTTTTTTAACTCAATGAAAGGTTTTTTAAACAAAAATAATAAATATATGCAGCAAGCTAAACTTTTAAATGGTTATACACCTATCTTTAATCAATTTGGAACTGATATATATGCTTCTGACGTTATACAGTCAGCCATCGATTGTATAGCTACTGAATGCAGTAAGTTACAACCAAAGCATATTAGAATGGACAGTAATGGTATGCAGACAATTGTAAAAGGAAGTATAAATCGTTTGTTTAAGTTCAGTCCAAATGAGTTAATGACTACAAGAGATTTCATAGAGAAAGTGATATGGCTTCTATATATGAATAATAATGCCTTTATTTATCCGACTTACGATCTTGTACGTTATGAAGGTACGGAAAATAGGGAATACACTGGCTTTTATCCGATAAACCCAGCACAAGTGACGTTCCTGCAGGATTCTACTAGTAAATTCTTTGCAAAGTTCTCTTTCTCCAATGGTCAAGAATATACCTTGCCATATAGTGATGTTATTCACTTGCGTAAAAAGTTTTCAGTAAATGAAGTCATGGGAGGTGGAATGAACGGTCAAGCAGATAACTCAGCTATATTGAAAGTATTAGAGATTAACGACACTGTATTACAAGGATTAGATAAAGCAATTAAAAAGAGTTTATCGGTTACAGGTATTTTAAATATAAAAACTATGCTAGAAGATAAGAAACAGGAGGAAGAGCGAAAAAAGTTTGAAGCAGCTATAAAAAATAATGAATCAGGAATAATCGCCTTAGATTTAAAAGGTGATTATACCGATATTAAAGCAAATCCTAAGATTATCGACAAAGATACGTTACAATTCTTAGACAATAAGGTCCTTCGATATTATGGTGTTCCAATTCCAATACTCAGTGGTGATTTTACCGATGAACAGTACCAAGCATTTTATGAAAAAACACTTGAACCTATCATTATTAGTTTGGGACAAGCATTTAGTAAAACCCTTTTTACTAGTAGCCAGCTAAATCATGGGAATGAAATTATTTTTTATCAAAAAGACATGATGTATTTGAGTACGTCAGCTAAGTTGGACCTACTTAAAACAGCAGGAGAACAAGGGTTATTAACAGATAATCAAAAACTAGCATTAATAGGCTATCCTCCAATTAAAGGTGGCGAGAAGAGGACAATGTCGTTGAATTACATTGATGTAGATTTGGTTAACTCCTACCAGATGGGAAGGGCTAAAAACGGAAACACAAATTCAGAAGGAGAAACATCATAG
- a CDS encoding HK97 family phage prohead protease, which produces MGEKKLPNKNEKVIRSFGMPDVRAGEGQNTIEGHAAVYDQKTNIGGWFNEVIEKGAFDGTDFDDVLFSTNHDLRKIPLARSRRNNSNSTMQLSVDDQGLFMRANLDTENNADAKSLYSSVERGDLDGMSFIFYVQEEKWEDLDSDMPTRRIQKIKKVIEVSAVTFPAYSGTDIHARDKEALDNAKLALDNVRSKELDNSENEQLELEKLRLETLY; this is translated from the coding sequence GTGGGTGAAAAAAAGTTACCGAATAAGAATGAAAAGGTAATCCGTAGTTTTGGAATGCCAGATGTTAGAGCTGGCGAAGGACAAAACACTATAGAAGGTCATGCTGCTGTATATGATCAAAAAACGAATATAGGGGGGTGGTTCAATGAAGTGATTGAGAAAGGGGCATTTGATGGTACAGACTTTGACGATGTTTTATTTAGCACAAATCATGACTTAAGGAAGATTCCTTTAGCGCGAAGTAGACGAAACAACAGTAACTCAACAATGCAATTAAGTGTTGATGATCAAGGTTTGTTTATGCGTGCGAATCTTGATACTGAAAACAACGCTGATGCTAAAAGCTTATATTCTTCAGTTGAAAGAGGGGATCTGGATGGCATGAGTTTCATTTTTTATGTTCAGGAGGAAAAATGGGAGGACCTAGATAGTGATATGCCAACTAGACGTATTCAAAAGATTAAGAAGGTTATAGAAGTTTCTGCTGTCACGTTTCCAGCTTACTCTGGAACTGATATACATGCTCGAGACAAAGAGGCATTGGATAATGCCAAACTAGCATTGGATAATGTTAGGTCAAAAGAATTGGATAATTCGGAAAACGAGCAACTTGAGTTAGAAAAATTAAGACTAGAAACATTATATTAA
- a CDS encoding phage major capsid protein — protein MKDFLLKQIKAKEEARAALKEKGKNSESIEEVRSIGEQIEALNNEITEFRMQLEAIPEDNGTQIPNSGSNPEREQRTTPQGQLNPLATYGIGQQQAQQRAAEPEDHYATIEYRKAFMEFAKTGNISPELRAGATTTTGDVSAVIPSTILNEIIKKVTSYGQVFSRVRKLSIKGGTTIPVLSLKPQATWIGENNSSDKKKVQANSNISFSYYGLECKVSTSLLADTVTLTGFENTITDLITEAMVKALDFAIIKGDGTGKALGITLDSRVPNTQVITLSSSEFESWSAWKKKVFAKMPLSYKAGATFLMASGTFEGYIDGMTDANGQPVGRINYGITNGPQERFGGKEVIQVEDDVISPYDDAADNEVVAVYCNLSNYGFNSNMQMMMYRYFDHDTNEWVDKAILIADGKLIDPNGVVIIKKGVAT, from the coding sequence ATGAAAGATTTCTTATTAAAACAAATAAAGGCAAAAGAAGAAGCAAGAGCAGCATTAAAAGAAAAGGGAAAGAACAGCGAGAGCATTGAGGAAGTGAGAAGCATTGGGGAGCAAATTGAGGCATTGAATAATGAAATTACTGAATTTAGAATGCAGTTAGAAGCTATCCCAGAGGATAATGGAACTCAGATTCCTAATAGCGGATCTAATCCAGAGAGAGAACAAAGAACTACACCACAAGGTCAATTAAATCCACTTGCCACATATGGTATAGGTCAACAACAAGCACAACAAAGAGCTGCTGAACCAGAAGATCATTACGCAACCATTGAATATCGAAAAGCATTTATGGAGTTTGCTAAGACTGGAAACATATCACCTGAACTTAGAGCCGGTGCTACTACAACTACCGGGGATGTATCTGCAGTGATCCCTTCTACTATTCTTAATGAAATTATTAAAAAAGTAACTTCTTATGGACAGGTGTTTAGTCGTGTTAGGAAATTGAGTATCAAAGGTGGAACTACCATTCCTGTTTTATCGCTTAAACCGCAGGCTACTTGGATAGGTGAGAATAATTCATCTGATAAGAAAAAAGTTCAAGCTAATAGTAACATTTCATTTAGTTATTACGGATTGGAATGCAAAGTTTCAACTTCTTTATTAGCTGACACTGTAACATTAACTGGATTTGAAAATACGATTACTGATCTTATTACAGAAGCAATGGTTAAAGCATTAGATTTTGCCATTATTAAAGGTGACGGAACAGGAAAGGCGCTTGGAATCACTTTGGATAGTCGCGTGCCAAACACACAAGTTATCACCCTTTCTTCGAGCGAGTTTGAAAGTTGGAGTGCTTGGAAAAAGAAAGTTTTTGCAAAGATGCCTTTAAGTTATAAAGCAGGGGCAACATTTTTAATGGCTTCAGGTACGTTTGAAGGCTACATTGATGGTATGACTGATGCTAACGGACAACCTGTAGGACGTATAAACTATGGTATTACTAACGGCCCTCAAGAAAGGTTTGGTGGGAAAGAAGTTATTCAAGTTGAGGATGACGTTATCTCACCATATGATGATGCTGCAGACAATGAAGTTGTTGCTGTCTATTGTAATTTAAGCAATTATGGTTTCAATAGCAACATGCAAATGATGATGTACCGTTATTTCGATCATGATACAAATGAATGGGTGGATAAAGCAATCTTAATTGCTGATGGTAAACTTATCGACCCAAATGGAGTCGTTATTATCAAAAAGGGAGTAGCGACCTAA
- a CDS encoding phage head closure protein — protein MRLDQVIKLLKIEDGINDNGFPEKIVVDQKEILAAKRSVKSNEFYSAAQSGYELEIMFEVHTLEYGSQKHLEYEGKTYEIVRTYEKGRYIELICKTYDEKP, from the coding sequence ATGAGATTAGATCAAGTCATAAAACTATTGAAGATTGAAGATGGAATAAATGATAATGGCTTCCCTGAAAAGATTGTTGTGGATCAAAAAGAGATTCTAGCAGCAAAGAGAAGTGTCAAAAGTAATGAATTTTACTCTGCAGCACAAAGTGGATATGAGTTGGAAATTATGTTTGAGGTTCATACTTTAGAGTACGGATCACAAAAACATCTTGAGTATGAAGGTAAGACATACGAGATTGTTCGCACTTATGAAAAAGGAAGATATATTGAACTCATTTGTAAAACATACGATGAAAAACCGTAA
- a CDS encoding HK97-gp10 family putative phage morphogenesis protein has translation MGFELQGMNDLVKKLEQMSNQSQEIADEALKAGAKVLRAKIEELAPRSTYNKEHLADNIIISAIKDGKLNVGPTQDFFYAHFLEFGTSKMDPQPFVQPAFESCKDEIQQVMSSVIKSRLKL, from the coding sequence GTGGGTTTTGAATTGCAAGGAATGAATGACCTAGTTAAAAAACTAGAGCAAATGAGTAACCAAAGTCAAGAGATAGCAGATGAAGCATTGAAAGCAGGGGCGAAAGTTTTAAGAGCAAAAATTGAAGAGTTGGCACCACGATCTACTTACAACAAAGAACATCTAGCCGATAATATTATAATCTCTGCCATTAAAGATGGAAAGTTAAACGTGGGTCCTACACAGGACTTTTTTTACGCTCATTTTTTGGAGTTTGGAACATCTAAAATGGATCCGCAACCTTTTGTACAGCCGGCATTTGAATCTTGTAAAGATGAAATACAACAGGTTATGTCCAGCGTCATTAAAAGTAGGTTGAAACTATGA
- a CDS encoding major tail protein: MSAIIIGLKNIHVAELQTDNETEATYDTPKRLALAIEAKIKPNVNTATLYADDGPAATDSSLGDIEVELNIDSLSTEMQEFLLGHEVNAEGVLIKKSDDQAPYVALGFNSPTSDGNNQFVWLYKGKFELPEANYKTKGENIEYQTPTITGKFIKREFDNAWKATVMSGDAGVSATVITNWFTGVYKETA; the protein is encoded by the coding sequence ATGAGTGCAATTATTATTGGATTAAAGAACATTCATGTTGCTGAATTGCAAACAGATAATGAAACAGAGGCAACATACGATACACCAAAGCGACTTGCATTAGCGATTGAAGCGAAAATAAAACCGAATGTGAACACAGCGACTTTATATGCTGATGATGGTCCTGCAGCTACAGACAGTAGTTTAGGTGATATTGAAGTAGAATTAAACATTGATTCTCTATCGACTGAAATGCAGGAATTTCTTTTAGGTCATGAAGTAAATGCTGAGGGAGTGTTGATTAAAAAGTCAGATGATCAAGCTCCTTATGTTGCGTTAGGATTTAATTCACCCACAAGTGATGGAAACAATCAATTTGTGTGGTTGTATAAAGGAAAGTTTGAATTACCGGAAGCAAACTATAAAACAAAAGGAGAAAACATCGAATATCAAACACCCACCATTACAGGTAAGTTCATTAAACGTGAATTTGACAACGCATGGAAAGCAACAGTGATGAGTGGGGATGCAGGTGTTAGTGCAACAGTGATTACGAATTGGTTTACTGGCGTATATAAAGAAACAGCGTAA
- a CDS encoding phage tail tape measure protein yields MEEVGALKVNLGLDSAEFTKSITDINRKLKAVESEFKVASTSVDGFGSSVDDLKVISDNLSTKLQLQSEKVRTLRDKYEESVKTKGKEARETENLLIRYNKTVSAMNSTRKELDKVNAKIEDQTNTWKKLKKHMDEVSNSLKKAGSSLGSIGKDLSLKLTAPISAMATGIVVAGANFEEAMSKVKAISVATENDVLKLKNQAKELGSTTKFSATEAAEGMQFLSMAGFETQEILSSMPGLLDLAAAGALDLGAAADITSNIMSAFAIEASQTGHVSDVIAKAASSANTSVEQLGEAMVYLAPSAQSLGWSIEESTAAVMSLSDAGIQGQKAGAAFSTSLTRLAKPTGKMSGLMEVLSLNFFDTEGKMKPLPDLVGDLQNATHEMSEEQKAATLATIFGSEAYKHWAVLLEAGSNTLGKNTQMLINADGAARKMAETMSDNTKGGFKEFQSALEGLAITLSDYILPHINKVLESVTNMIRKFGEMDSGTQKLILVLAGIAAAIGPILVIIGTLVRSIGSILSVITPAISAIGGAGGFSAVLAAITGPIGIAVAAIAGLIAIFVTLYKKNETFRDGVKKIWDRIKSAFSTALGFISYIVRQVMGAVTGFFNEQLEKIKGFWDENGESIMEIVNVFTTYISEAIEVAMSYIQAVFQTVWPIIKGIVEIAWEGIKLTINNVTDIIMGIIQTFIKLFQGDWEGAWETVKETFWNVWDNINEYFSGLGDTLFEMGKDAIQGFIDGIGGLKDKVIEKAKELAETLPNWVKDLLGINSPSRVMRELGEWAGKGFVDGIGNTQEDIEDQGELLSKAIIPDILGPVKITEKNLKKLESIVEGSAEDRYKNIKKWVDQEVKLEQLTLTEEAAIWSEATRLFKEGTDERILAEQNVFDVRKEIYSKLNTASEAFLKQTQEINTNIEEEEQRLNEVYEKAVKERSKSIYDFKGLFEEVVTTADITGKELIKNLEGQVNHLETWSDNIGQLVKRGIDEGLLEELRQMGPNAAPEIAALLNLTDEELVKYEALWKEKSSLARKQAHAELSGLRSDTETQIQQLHYTSSQQLEDVRNEFALKVSEIRGGTNTTFAGLRDDTSLNLQLLNEKTTQKLVELKGEFTTKTQEIRNDVKTEFVALKEQLPSVGEDAMQGLIDGMNTMKSKVISKAREIANVVKRTMEDALDIHSPSRVMMDVGKWIPIGLAEGMENNINSVIAATNNMAQATIPNINTPSSNMKSESTIPVKSTSLVQNVTINSPSPLSPYETARQNKIMLQQMAMGLRV; encoded by the coding sequence ATGGAAGAAGTAGGAGCGCTAAAGGTTAATCTCGGATTGGATAGTGCTGAATTTACAAAAAGTATTACAGACATAAATAGAAAATTAAAAGCTGTAGAAAGCGAATTTAAGGTTGCAAGTACGAGTGTAGATGGGTTTGGATCAAGTGTTGATGACTTGAAAGTTATATCGGATAATCTTTCTACCAAACTTCAATTGCAGTCTGAAAAAGTAAGAACTCTTCGTGATAAATACGAAGAAAGCGTAAAGACAAAGGGAAAAGAAGCTAGAGAAACTGAAAATCTTCTAATTCGATATAACAAAACCGTTTCTGCCATGAACAGCACTCGAAAAGAATTAGATAAAGTTAATGCAAAGATCGAAGACCAAACCAACACATGGAAAAAATTAAAGAAACATATGGATGAAGTATCGAACTCTCTAAAAAAAGCAGGAAGTTCATTGGGCAGTATTGGCAAAGATTTATCGCTAAAACTAACGGCTCCCATTTCAGCTATGGCTACTGGCATCGTAGTAGCAGGTGCGAATTTTGAAGAAGCAATGTCAAAAGTAAAAGCGATATCTGTAGCGACTGAAAATGATGTATTGAAACTTAAAAACCAAGCAAAAGAATTGGGGTCAACCACTAAATTTTCAGCTACAGAGGCAGCGGAAGGTATGCAGTTTTTATCGATGGCCGGATTTGAAACACAGGAGATACTATCGTCTATGCCTGGGCTACTCGATCTTGCAGCAGCCGGTGCCTTAGATTTAGGTGCTGCCGCAGATATAACGTCAAATATCATGAGTGCTTTTGCAATAGAAGCATCTCAAACGGGACATGTTTCAGATGTAATCGCAAAAGCAGCATCATCAGCCAATACGAGTGTTGAACAACTAGGTGAAGCCATGGTTTATCTAGCTCCGTCTGCACAATCACTTGGATGGTCGATTGAGGAATCCACAGCCGCAGTCATGTCACTTTCGGATGCAGGGATTCAAGGACAAAAAGCAGGTGCTGCATTTTCAACCAGCTTAACGCGTTTAGCAAAACCAACTGGAAAAATGTCTGGGTTAATGGAAGTATTAAGTTTGAACTTTTTTGATACTGAAGGAAAGATGAAACCACTTCCTGATTTAGTTGGAGATTTGCAGAATGCAACCCATGAAATGAGTGAAGAACAAAAAGCAGCAACACTGGCTACGATTTTTGGTTCAGAAGCATATAAACATTGGGCGGTGTTACTTGAAGCAGGGTCAAATACCCTTGGTAAAAATACACAAATGCTGATTAACGCAGATGGTGCAGCTCGTAAAATGGCGGAGACCATGAGCGATAATACGAAGGGAGGATTTAAGGAATTTCAATCAGCTTTAGAAGGCCTAGCGATAACCCTTTCAGATTATATACTACCTCACATAAATAAGGTTTTAGAATCGGTAACGAATATGATTCGTAAATTTGGTGAAATGGACTCAGGGACACAAAAATTAATATTAGTTTTAGCTGGTATTGCGGCAGCTATAGGGCCTATTCTTGTCATAATAGGGACTTTAGTAAGGTCAATTGGATCTATTCTTTCGGTCATCACACCTGCTATTTCTGCTATTGGTGGTGCAGGAGGATTTTCTGCTGTATTAGCAGCAATCACAGGACCTATTGGTATTGCAGTGGCAGCCATAGCAGGATTGATTGCTATATTTGTAACCTTGTATAAAAAGAATGAAACCTTCAGAGATGGTGTAAAAAAAATATGGGATAGAATCAAGAGTGCTTTTAGTACAGCATTAGGATTTATAAGTTATATAGTTCGACAAGTCATGGGTGCGGTAACTGGATTTTTCAACGAACAACTTGAGAAAATAAAAGGCTTTTGGGATGAAAATGGCGAGAGTATTATGGAAATAGTTAATGTTTTCACTACTTATATCTCTGAGGCGATAGAAGTAGCCATGTCATATATCCAAGCAGTTTTTCAAACGGTCTGGCCCATCATCAAAGGCATTGTTGAAATAGCGTGGGAAGGTATTAAACTCACGATCAATAATGTCACTGATATTATTATGGGTATTATCCAAACCTTTATAAAGCTTTTTCAAGGGGATTGGGAAGGTGCTTGGGAAACTGTAAAGGAAACCTTTTGGAACGTATGGGATAACATCAATGAGTATTTTTCAGGGTTAGGTGACACTTTGTTTGAAATGGGAAAAGATGCTATTCAAGGGTTTATTGATGGGATTGGTGGCTTGAAAGATAAGGTGATCGAAAAGGCTAAAGAATTAGCTGAAACATTGCCGAATTGGGTTAAAGACCTTCTAGGAATTAACTCACCATCCAGAGTCATGAGAGAATTAGGAGAATGGGCAGGGAAAGGGTTTGTGGATGGCATTGGAAATACACAAGAGGATATTGAAGATCAAGGAGAGCTACTTTCTAAGGCCATTATTCCAGACATTTTAGGACCTGTTAAAATCACTGAAAAGAATTTAAAAAAGTTAGAATCCATTGTTGAGGGATCAGCCGAAGATAGATACAAAAACATTAAAAAATGGGTAGATCAAGAAGTCAAACTAGAACAGTTAACACTAACTGAAGAAGCTGCCATATGGAGTGAAGCGACAAGGCTTTTTAAAGAGGGTACAGATGAAAGAATACTAGCCGAACAAAATGTCTTTGATGTACGTAAAGAAATCTATTCAAAGTTAAATACAGCTAGTGAAGCGTTTTTAAAACAGACTCAAGAAATTAACACGAACATCGAAGAAGAAGAACAACGCTTAAATGAAGTATATGAAAAAGCAGTTAAAGAAAGATCCAAATCTATTTATGATTTCAAAGGGTTATTTGAAGAAGTAGTGACTACAGCAGATATTACAGGAAAAGAACTGATTAAAAATTTAGAAGGTCAAGTGAATCATTTAGAAACTTGGTCGGATAATATAGGCCAACTAGTCAAACGTGGAATAGATGAAGGACTCCTGGAAGAATTAAGACAAATGGGTCCCAATGCAGCACCAGAAATTGCAGCGTTATTGAATTTAACGGATGAAGAATTAGTCAAATACGAGGCATTGTGGAAAGAGAAGAGTAGTCTAGCAAGGAAACAAGCACATGCTGAACTGAGTGGTTTACGCTCTGATACTGAGACACAGATCCAACAACTACATTATACATCTTCACAGCAACTTGAAGACGTAAGAAATGAATTTGCTTTAAAAGTGAGTGAAATTCGCGGAGGTACTAACACAACATTTGCTGGTTTACGTGATGATACATCGTTAAATCTTCAATTATTAAATGAGAAAACCACACAGAAATTGGTAGAGTTGAAAGGTGAATTTACAACTAAAACACAAGAAATCCGTAATGATGTGAAAACTGAATTTGTAGCTTTAAAAGAGCAGTTGCCAAGTGTTGGTGAAGATGCAATGCAGGGTTTAATTGATGGAATGAATACAATGAAATCCAAAGTCATTAGCAAAGCAAGAGAAATAGCTAACGTAGTCAAGAGAACGATGGAAGATGCCTTAGATATTCATTCTCCATCAAGGGTTATGATGGATGTAGGAAAGTGGATTCCTATTGGTCTAGCTGAAGGTATGGAAAACAACATCAACTCTGTTATTGCAGCTACAAACAATATGGCACAAGCTACGATTCCAAATATAAACACACCATCATCAAACATGAAATCTGAATCAACTATACCTGTGAAATCCACATCCCTTGTACAAAACGTGACGATAAATAGTCCATCTCCATTATCACCATATGAGACAGCTAGGCAGAACAAAATCATGCTTCAGCAGATGGCAATGGGGTTGAGGGTATGA
- a CDS encoding phage distal tail protein, protein MRIHEVVCTNQNGDTLTISKSSNFKLVEDIETSGLSAVTNYATNHRMHGAIPISSKLEQRDFSLLFYMLVESKQSDWIQRQRNRVFKVFNPIYNPVRIEFKTEISVYIEANVETTPYFEKGIENNNSTWQKCLVQLSAGNPFYQNTVKVKTDIATWTPMFEFELEFGAGGIELGERVPSLIVNVYNDGQTPTGMIIQFRAVGTLLNPSILNVNTREYFKLNKDMVAGEVITINTNQGQKRVESLLNNVTTNIFNYMDFNSAFMQLDVGDNLFQSNAEERVENLEVTIYHTAQFLGV, encoded by the coding sequence ATGAGGATTCATGAAGTGGTATGTACAAATCAAAATGGAGACACTTTGACTATATCTAAATCAAGCAATTTTAAGTTAGTGGAAGACATAGAAACAAGTGGATTGAGTGCAGTTACTAATTATGCTACGAATCATCGAATGCATGGTGCCATTCCTATATCATCTAAATTAGAGCAAAGAGATTTTTCTTTGCTTTTTTATATGCTAGTAGAAAGTAAACAATCTGATTGGATTCAAAGGCAAAGAAATCGAGTATTTAAAGTTTTTAATCCCATATATAACCCCGTACGAATAGAGTTTAAAACAGAGATAAGTGTGTATATTGAAGCTAATGTTGAGACAACACCATATTTTGAGAAAGGAATTGAGAATAATAATTCCACTTGGCAAAAATGTCTTGTTCAACTCTCAGCAGGAAACCCATTTTATCAAAACACAGTAAAAGTAAAAACCGATATAGCGACCTGGACACCGATGTTTGAATTTGAATTAGAGTTTGGCGCGGGTGGAATTGAATTAGGTGAGAGAGTGCCGTCCTTGATTGTCAATGTCTATAATGATGGTCAAACACCAACAGGTATGATAATTCAATTTAGAGCTGTAGGAACGCTTTTAAATCCTTCAATTCTGAATGTTAACACAAGGGAGTATTTCAAACTGAACAAAGATATGGTTGCAGGGGAGGTCATAACAATCAATACCAATCAAGGACAAAAACGAGTGGAGTCACTACTCAACAATGTAACAACAAACATCTTCAATTACATGGACTTTAACAGTGCATTTATGCAGTTAGATGTTGGAGATAACCTCTTTCAATCGAATGCAGAGGAAAGAGTTGAAAACCTAGAAGTCACAATATATCATACTGCACAGTTTTTGGGGGTGTAG
- a CDS encoding siphovirus ReqiPepy6 Gp37-like family protein: protein MELYVFNKQFEMIGIIDSFISLIWTRNYYKAGTVELHVNLPQTDDEAIRTLQLLQKGNLLVKSDSSEEAAYIDSILLEDDELEKGIVQGFFIDQLIGQRIVWGTQNKSGSVEEVMKYYVSQNCIEPENVNRVIPNLVLSQNRSIETHANESVSYKNLAEFMETLANKHDVGWRILFDITNKQYIFDVFDGFNRTDEQFENPRAIFALEYENILNQTYSDSVRNYKNMALVAGEGEGSDRKIYSMNDDMTGFDRVEHYVDARDLQSEIDGQVLSNSEYQELLKERGLSKLAELQSIKTFEAGISLYSNLVYKQDFGLGDLVTIKNKRWGIQLNTRITSIEEVYENDVVDIRVNFGNNIPTLIDNIKSRMG from the coding sequence ATGGAATTGTATGTTTTTAATAAGCAGTTTGAAATGATTGGTATTATTGATTCGTTCATCTCTTTGATTTGGACTAGAAACTACTATAAGGCAGGAACAGTTGAACTTCATGTAAATTTACCACAGACAGATGATGAAGCTATCAGAACCCTTCAACTGCTTCAAAAAGGCAACCTTCTAGTTAAGTCCGACAGCTCGGAAGAAGCAGCTTATATTGATTCTATCCTACTTGAAGATGATGAATTAGAAAAAGGCATTGTTCAAGGATTTTTTATAGATCAATTAATTGGTCAAAGAATTGTTTGGGGTACTCAAAATAAAAGTGGATCAGTGGAAGAAGTAATGAAGTATTACGTTAGTCAAAATTGCATTGAACCAGAAAACGTAAATCGTGTCATTCCAAACTTGGTACTTTCTCAAAACAGAAGTATAGAAACACATGCGAATGAATCAGTATCATATAAAAATCTTGCTGAGTTTATGGAAACACTAGCAAATAAACATGATGTAGGTTGGAGAATACTCTTTGATATAACGAACAAACAATACATTTTTGACGTATTCGATGGTTTTAACCGAACTGATGAACAGTTTGAGAATCCTAGAGCCATCTTTGCCTTAGAGTATGAAAATATTCTTAATCAGACGTATTCAGATAGTGTTAGGAACTATAAAAACATGGCTCTTGTTGCAGGTGAGGGTGAAGGATCAGATAGGAAAATTTATTCGATGAATGATGATATGACAGGCTTTGATAGAGTCGAACATTATGTAGATGCTAGAGATTTACAAAGTGAAATTGATGGTCAAGTATTGTCTAATTCAGAATACCAGGAGTTGTTAAAAGAGCGTGGACTTAGTAAGCTTGCAGAACTACAGAGCATTAAAACATTTGAAGCTGGCATTTCTTTGTACTCAAACCTTGTATACAAGCAGGATTTTGGTTTAGGAGATCTGGTTACGATTAAAAACAAACGCTGGGGTATTCAACTAAATACACGTATTACGTCAATTGAAGAAGTGTATGAAAATGATGTTGTAGATATTCGAGTTAACTTTGGAAACAACATTCCAACTTTGATAGATAATATAAAGAGCAGAATGGGGTGA
- a CDS encoding CD1375 family protein — protein sequence MAKIYFSLIQKGLRTIGDVPTRWRTEVQTMIDNA from the coding sequence ATGGCGAAAATTTATTTCAGTTTAATCCAAAAGGGATTAAGAACGATTGGCGATGTACCTACTAGATGGAGAACAGAAGTTCAAACAATGATAGATAACGCTTAG
- a CDS encoding YjcZ family sporulation protein translates to MSGHSSATGAALVLVLFILLVIILLASIRTYNRNRNLQSMDVICRGVCIIQ, encoded by the coding sequence ATGAGCGGACATAGTTCTGCTACTGGAGCTGCTTTAGTTCTAGTTTTATTTATACTACTTGTAATAATCTTGTTAGCTTCAATTAGAACCTATAATCGTAATCGTAATTTACAATCAATGGATGTAATTTGCCGTGGGGTATGTATAATACAATGA
- a CDS encoding YjcZ family sporulation protein, with protein sequence MSCYGGYRRSGSGAVIVLVLFILLVIILAAAIFV encoded by the coding sequence ATGAGTTGTTACGGTGGTTACAGACGCTCTGGTAGTGGAGCTGTGATAGTCTTAGTGCTATTTATTCTTCTAGTTATTATTTTAGCAGCTGCAATCTTTGTTTAA